From Yersinia hibernica, a single genomic window includes:
- a CDS encoding DMSO/selenate family reductase complex B subunit, with product MMTQYGFYIDSSRCTGCKTCELACKDFKNLSTDVSFRRIYEYAGGDWQQDNGAWHQNVFAYYLSIACNHCSDPACTKVCPSGAMHKRDDGFVVVNEDICIGCRYCHMACPYGAPQYDEAKGHMTKCDGCYERVAAGKKPICVDSCPLRALDMAPIDELREKYGELAEVAPLPAAHFTLPNIVVKPNANSRPVRDTTGHLANPKEV from the coding sequence ATGATGACGCAATATGGTTTTTACATCGACTCCAGCCGGTGCACGGGGTGTAAAACTTGCGAGCTGGCTTGCAAGGATTTCAAAAACTTATCAACCGATGTGAGCTTCCGGCGCATTTATGAATATGCCGGGGGGGATTGGCAGCAGGACAATGGTGCATGGCACCAGAATGTGTTTGCTTACTATCTCTCTATCGCCTGTAACCACTGTAGTGACCCCGCCTGTACTAAGGTGTGTCCGAGTGGTGCGATGCATAAGCGCGATGACGGTTTTGTGGTGGTCAATGAGGATATTTGTATTGGTTGCCGCTATTGCCATATGGCTTGCCCGTACGGCGCGCCGCAATATGACGAAGCCAAGGGGCACATGACCAAATGTGATGGCTGCTACGAAAGAGTGGCCGCGGGCAAAAAACCGATTTGTGTCGATTCCTGTCCACTGCGGGCATTGGATATGGCCCCTATCGATGAACTGCGCGAGAAATACGGGGAATTGGCTGAAGTTGCACCACTGCCCGCTGCTCACTTCACGTTGCCGAATATCGTCGTGAAACCAAATGCTAACAGCCGCCCGGTCAGAGATACCACCGGTCACCTGGCAAATCCGAAGGAGGTATAA
- the dmsA gene encoding dimethylsulfoxide reductase subunit A, translating to MKETNESRLLTAEVTRRKLVQTTLIGGLAVATGALSLPFSRTARAVQSAINPANDGKVIWSACTVNCGSRCPLRMHVVDGEIKYVETDNTGDDHFDGLHQVRACLRGRSMRRRVYNPDRLKYPMKRVGARGEGKFKRISWEEAFDTIAASMQHIIKEYGNEAIYLNYGTGTLGGTMTRSWPPGSTLLARLMNCCGGYLNHYGDYSTAQIAAGLNYTYGGWADGNSPSDIENSKLVVLFGNNPGETRMSGGGVTYYLEQAREKSNAKMIVIDPRYTDTAAGREDEWIPLRPGTDAALASALAYVMITENLVDKPFLDKYCIGYDEKTLPAGAPKNGHYKAYILGQGADKTAKTPQWAAAITGIPAAKIIKLGREIGSVKPAYIAQGWGPQRHSNGENTSRAIAMLAILTGNVGINGGNSGAREGSYGLPFVRMPTLENPVKTSISMFLWTDAIERGPEMTATRDGVRGKDKLDVPIKFIWNYASNCLINQHAEINRTHEILQDDKKCEMIVVIDNHMTSSAKYADIILPDCTASEQMDFCLDASSGNMAYVIFADQVIKPRFECKNIYEMTTELAKRMGVEQQFTEGRTQEEWLRYLYQQSQQAIPELPSFEEFREQGIFKKRDPEGHHVAYKAFRADPEANPLSTPSGKIEIYSAELAQIAATWELPPDDVIDPLPVYAAGFESFDDPLNQTYPLQLTGFHYKARTHSTYGNVDVLKASCRQEMWINPIDASARNISNGDMVRIFNGRGEVQINAKVTPRMMPGVVALGEGAWYSPDEKRIDRAGSINVLTTQRPSPLAKGNPSHTNLVQVTKA from the coding sequence ATGAAAGAGACCAACGAATCCCGACTGTTAACGGCTGAAGTCACACGCCGAAAACTCGTTCAAACCACACTGATCGGCGGCCTGGCCGTGGCAACTGGGGCGCTCTCGCTGCCGTTTTCCCGTACCGCGCGAGCGGTTCAATCTGCTATAAACCCCGCCAACGACGGCAAAGTCATCTGGAGTGCTTGTACCGTTAACTGCGGTAGCCGCTGCCCATTACGCATGCATGTGGTTGATGGCGAAATTAAATATGTCGAGACTGACAATACCGGTGACGACCATTTTGATGGTTTGCATCAGGTGCGTGCTTGTTTACGCGGCCGCTCCATGCGCCGCCGGGTGTATAACCCCGACCGATTGAAATACCCGATGAAACGCGTTGGTGCTCGTGGTGAGGGCAAGTTCAAGCGCATCTCATGGGAAGAGGCTTTTGATACCATTGCCGCCAGCATGCAACACATCATCAAGGAATATGGTAACGAAGCCATCTATTTGAATTACGGCACAGGCACTTTGGGCGGCACCATGACCCGCTCCTGGCCGCCGGGTTCCACCTTATTGGCGCGGTTGATGAATTGCTGTGGTGGTTACCTCAATCATTATGGTGATTACAGCACCGCACAAATTGCCGCGGGCTTGAATTACACCTATGGCGGCTGGGCTGATGGCAATAGCCCGTCAGATATTGAAAACAGCAAACTGGTGGTGTTGTTTGGCAATAACCCCGGCGAAACCCGGATGAGCGGCGGTGGCGTCACTTATTATCTGGAGCAGGCGCGGGAGAAATCCAATGCTAAGATGATTGTGATTGACCCTCGCTATACAGACACCGCCGCAGGCCGGGAGGATGAATGGATCCCGCTGCGCCCGGGTACTGATGCTGCGCTAGCCTCGGCATTGGCTTATGTGATGATCACCGAGAATCTGGTGGATAAGCCATTCCTCGATAAATATTGCATTGGTTATGACGAAAAAACCCTGCCAGCAGGCGCGCCAAAAAATGGTCACTACAAAGCCTATATTTTAGGCCAGGGGGCAGATAAAACCGCCAAAACGCCACAGTGGGCGGCTGCTATTACTGGTATTCCGGCGGCAAAAATCATCAAGCTGGGGCGCGAAATAGGTTCGGTTAAACCGGCTTACATTGCTCAAGGCTGGGGGCCACAGCGCCATTCGAACGGCGAGAATACCAGCCGTGCTATTGCGATGCTGGCAATCCTGACTGGCAATGTTGGCATTAATGGCGGCAACTCAGGTGCTCGCGAAGGTTCCTATGGCCTGCCGTTTGTCCGCATGCCAACCTTGGAAAACCCAGTTAAAACCAGTATTTCGATGTTCTTGTGGACTGATGCCATTGAGCGCGGCCCGGAAATGACCGCCACCCGCGATGGTGTTCGCGGCAAAGATAAGCTGGATGTGCCCATCAAGTTTATCTGGAACTACGCCAGTAACTGCTTGATTAATCAGCATGCGGAAATCAATCGCACTCATGAAATTCTGCAAGATGATAAGAAATGCGAAATGATTGTGGTCATTGATAACCATATGACCTCATCAGCCAAGTATGCCGACATCATCCTGCCGGACTGTACGGCCTCGGAGCAAATGGATTTCTGCCTGGATGCATCCAGTGGCAACATGGCGTATGTGATTTTTGCCGATCAGGTCATCAAGCCGCGTTTTGAATGCAAAAACATCTATGAAATGACCACCGAATTGGCAAAGCGCATGGGGGTCGAGCAGCAGTTCACCGAAGGCCGCACTCAGGAAGAGTGGCTGCGCTACCTGTACCAGCAATCACAGCAAGCCATTCCAGAGCTGCCGTCATTTGAGGAGTTCCGCGAGCAAGGTATCTTCAAAAAACGCGATCCTGAAGGCCACCATGTTGCCTATAAAGCGTTCCGCGCTGATCCCGAGGCCAATCCACTTAGCACGCCGTCGGGCAAAATCGAGATTTACTCTGCTGAACTGGCGCAGATCGCCGCTACGTGGGAATTGCCGCCAGATGATGTTATTGACCCCTTGCCCGTCTATGCCGCGGGTTTCGAGAGTTTTGATGACCCGCTTAACCAGACATATCCGCTGCAACTCACCGGCTTCCATTACAAAGCCAGAACCCACTCGACTTATGGCAATGTCGATGTGCTCAAAGCATCTTGTCGTCAGGAGATGTGGATTAACCCGATAGATGCCAGCGCGCGCAATATCAGCAATGGCGATATGGTGCGGATATTTAATGGCCGTGGTGAAGTTCAGATTAATGCCAAAGTGACTCCGCGCATGATGCCCGGAGTGGTGGCGCTGGGGGAAGGGGCTTGGTACAGCCCAGATGAGAAACGTATCGACCGGGCGGGCAGTATTAATGTGTTGACCACGCAGCGCCCCTCTCCATTGGCGAAAGGGAATCCATCCCATACCAATCTCGTTCAAGTAACCAAGGCATAG
- a CDS encoding L-ribulose-5-phosphate 4-epimerase, translating into MLEQLKQQVFDANLALPKYKLVTFTWGNVSGIDREHGLVVIKPSGVEYDVMSVNDMVVVDLATGKVVEGNKKPSSDTDTHLVLYRAFPELGGIVHTHSRHATIWAQAGKSLSALGTTHADYFYGPIPCTRLMTDKEITGDYEYETGNVIVETFANLALSAAQIPAVLVNGHGPFAWGSNADNAVHNAVVLEEIAYMNLFTHQLAPAVAAMQQTLLDKHYLRKHGAKAYYGQSQQ; encoded by the coding sequence ATGTTAGAACAGTTAAAACAACAGGTTTTTGACGCTAATTTAGCGTTACCAAAATATAAGCTCGTGACGTTTACTTGGGGAAATGTCAGTGGAATTGATCGCGAGCACGGATTGGTGGTGATTAAACCCTCCGGCGTTGAATATGATGTGATGAGTGTTAATGACATGGTGGTGGTGGATTTGGCCACAGGTAAAGTAGTGGAGGGCAATAAAAAGCCCTCTTCTGATACGGACACTCATCTGGTGCTATACCGCGCATTCCCGGAGCTTGGCGGCATTGTTCACACTCATTCACGTCATGCCACCATCTGGGCACAAGCCGGTAAGTCACTCTCGGCATTAGGCACAACCCATGCCGACTATTTCTATGGCCCTATTCCATGCACCCGCCTGATGACCGATAAGGAAATTACCGGGGATTATGAATATGAAACGGGCAATGTCATTGTCGAAACTTTTGCCAATCTTGCCTTGAGTGCGGCACAAATTCCGGCGGTGTTGGTCAATGGCCATGGCCCATTTGCCTGGGGCAGCAATGCTGACAATGCGGTGCATAATGCGGTGGTGCTGGAGGAAATAGCCTATATGAATCTCTTTACTCACCAGCTGGCACCGGCGGTGGCCGCCATGCAGCAGACTCTGCTGGATAAACATTATCTGCGTAAACATGGCGCTAAAGCTTATTACGGCCAGTCTCAGCAGTAG
- a CDS encoding DeoR/GlpR family DNA-binding transcription regulator has translation MLQAERYKIICNHVQQHGSALVTELSVLCQVSQETIRRDLTVLEKKQKLIRSFGGAVALDGPDLSVIDVTETHYSLNAIDRAESFRKRTEEHPDIKMKIAKAALQFIHPGDCILLDNSSSCWFLARQIPDIEITVVTNSVKIIQALACRDKVRIIGIGGEYSARHDDFHGPVAENAIRNFQINTFFFSCQGINQESGVRDGNDINAKLKQVMLQVSGQKILLADSSKFDQYAFCKICMLDDVDILITNRLSSQNYRSDNPKLNIIESDK, from the coding sequence ATGTTACAAGCCGAACGTTATAAAATCATTTGTAACCATGTGCAGCAGCACGGCTCAGCGCTAGTGACGGAATTATCTGTCTTATGCCAAGTCTCGCAAGAAACTATTCGCCGCGACCTGACAGTGCTGGAAAAAAAGCAAAAACTGATCCGCAGCTTTGGGGGCGCGGTGGCGCTGGATGGCCCTGACCTTTCCGTCATTGATGTCACCGAGACCCACTACAGCCTTAATGCTATTGACCGGGCCGAATCTTTCCGTAAACGTACGGAGGAACATCCTGATATTAAAATGAAAATTGCTAAAGCGGCACTACAATTTATTCATCCGGGTGACTGTATTTTACTGGATAACAGTAGCTCTTGCTGGTTTTTGGCGCGGCAAATACCGGACATTGAAATTACCGTCGTTACTAATTCAGTGAAGATTATTCAGGCCTTGGCCTGCCGTGATAAAGTTCGGATTATTGGCATCGGCGGTGAATACTCGGCACGCCATGATGATTTCCATGGCCCTGTAGCAGAAAATGCCATACGCAACTTCCAGATAAATACTTTTTTCTTCTCTTGTCAGGGGATTAATCAGGAAAGTGGGGTGCGCGATGGAAACGACATTAACGCGAAATTAAAGCAAGTTATGTTGCAAGTCTCGGGGCAAAAAATATTACTGGCGGACTCCAGTAAATTTGACCAGTACGCATTTTGTAAAATATGCATGTTAGATGACGTCGATATTCTTATTACCAACCGATTAAGCTCGCAAAATTATCGAAGCGACAATCCAAAATTAAATATCATTGAATCAGATAAGTAA
- a CDS encoding substrate-binding domain-containing protein, translating into MKKLILPCLITALFASHSAWADDSKVPQKANKPFTMGVVVKVGGIPWFNVMEQGIKEEGQALGVNAWQVGPTTADPAEQVRAIEDLIAKKVDVIGVVPNDAKVLEPVLKRAQEAGIKVITHESPGQINADWDFELLDTQSMGANHMKDMAQCMGEEGKYAMFVGSLTVPLVNEWADAAIAYQKAHYPKMVLVEDRFGVAESVDDSMRTANDLLSKHKDLKGIMSFGSQGPIGAGRAIDKRKKNDTTCVFGTFTPGQGIKLLEKGAIDGGYISNPMVAGKVFVQVATAMMNGEPIKDGVKLGDMGEIKTKGNTILSDNPEKLDIENTKRLVKLGL; encoded by the coding sequence ATGAAAAAGTTAATCTTACCTTGTTTAATAACCGCATTATTTGCTTCCCATTCAGCTTGGGCTGATGACAGTAAAGTGCCACAAAAAGCCAATAAGCCGTTCACGATGGGCGTTGTGGTCAAAGTGGGCGGGATCCCGTGGTTTAATGTGATGGAACAAGGCATTAAAGAAGAGGGTCAAGCTTTGGGTGTCAATGCTTGGCAGGTCGGGCCAACCACCGCCGACCCAGCGGAGCAAGTCCGTGCAATTGAAGACTTAATTGCCAAAAAAGTCGATGTCATTGGTGTTGTTCCAAATGATGCCAAAGTGCTGGAGCCGGTGCTGAAACGCGCTCAGGAAGCAGGCATTAAAGTCATTACTCATGAATCACCAGGCCAAATCAATGCTGACTGGGATTTTGAATTGCTCGACACCCAAAGCATGGGCGCTAACCATATGAAAGATATGGCGCAATGCATGGGTGAAGAAGGCAAATATGCCATGTTTGTTGGCAGCCTGACCGTGCCATTAGTCAATGAGTGGGCGGATGCCGCTATTGCTTACCAAAAAGCACATTATCCGAAAATGGTGCTGGTTGAAGACCGTTTCGGTGTGGCTGAGTCAGTCGATGATTCCATGCGTACAGCCAATGACTTGCTATCTAAACATAAAGATCTGAAAGGGATTATGTCATTCGGCTCACAAGGCCCGATTGGCGCAGGCCGTGCCATTGATAAACGCAAGAAAAATGACACCACTTGCGTGTTCGGTACCTTCACTCCAGGCCAGGGTATCAAACTGTTAGAAAAAGGCGCTATTGATGGTGGCTATATTTCCAACCCAATGGTGGCCGGTAAGGTCTTCGTGCAAGTCGCCACCGCCATGATGAACGGCGAACCAATTAAAGATGGTGTCAAGCTGGGTGATATGGGTGAAATCAAAACTAAGGGGAATACCATCCTCAGTGATAACCCGGAAAAACTGGACATTGAAAACACCAAACGTCTGGTCAAACTTGGTTTGTAA
- a CDS encoding sugar ABC transporter ATP-binding protein, translating into MTYISDADKEVPLITLKQLSKSFGGHQALKNITLTLNKGEVHCLAGANGCGKSTLIKTISGVYAPDDGSEIIIDDKSHSRLTPDRARDLGVQVIYQDLSLFPNLTVAENIAFEYNLKGYFGWFSKTKIKQKAGQILQELAFTIDPDALVQNLPIAQRQQVAICRALVADARLVIMDEPTASLTRTEVNQLLRTVNYLRDKNITVVFVSHRLDEVKEISDRITVIRDGEKVGTWPASELSVGRITELMTGLTITHQQKLPNAEQGKVVLQLANLSRKGQFENISFSLHRGEVLGLCGLLGSGRTELALSLFGITHPDSGEIAIDGNRVHLKNNTRAIELGIGYVSEDRLTLGAVLPQSVADNMMLSILQRIRTPLYLIDEAKKEALVQEWVKDLDIKVTHPDNPLSTLSGGNQQKVVLAKWILTKPKVLILDSPTVGVDIGAKDSIYKLIHRLSGVGISVLLISDEVPEAYYNCDRILHMKQGRIVNELIPNQITEQQLAEAINA; encoded by the coding sequence ATGACTTATATTTCTGATGCTGATAAAGAAGTGCCGCTTATTACGCTGAAACAGCTCTCAAAAAGCTTTGGCGGACATCAGGCACTTAAAAATATCACTCTGACGTTGAATAAAGGCGAAGTGCACTGTTTGGCCGGAGCCAATGGCTGCGGCAAAAGTACGCTAATAAAGACCATCAGTGGCGTGTATGCCCCTGATGACGGCAGTGAAATTATTATCGACGACAAATCACACTCGCGGTTAACCCCAGATCGCGCCCGCGATTTAGGCGTGCAGGTTATCTATCAAGACTTGTCGCTGTTCCCTAACTTGACGGTTGCGGAAAATATTGCCTTTGAATACAACCTGAAAGGTTATTTTGGTTGGTTCAGCAAGACCAAAATCAAGCAGAAAGCCGGTCAGATTTTACAAGAACTGGCATTTACCATCGACCCTGACGCGCTGGTACAAAACCTCCCTATTGCGCAACGCCAGCAAGTCGCCATCTGCCGCGCGCTGGTCGCCGATGCCCGCTTGGTGATTATGGATGAGCCAACCGCATCTTTGACACGAACAGAAGTAAATCAGTTGCTGCGCACAGTCAATTATCTGCGCGACAAGAACATCACCGTGGTGTTTGTCAGCCATCGGCTGGATGAAGTGAAAGAGATTTCAGACCGCATTACCGTCATTCGTGATGGGGAGAAAGTCGGCACCTGGCCGGCGAGTGAACTTTCCGTGGGGCGAATTACCGAGCTAATGACCGGTTTAACCATCACCCACCAACAGAAATTACCGAATGCCGAACAGGGCAAAGTGGTCTTGCAGCTCGCTAACCTCAGCCGCAAAGGGCAGTTTGAGAATATTTCCTTTAGTCTGCATCGCGGCGAAGTTTTGGGGCTGTGTGGTTTGCTCGGCTCCGGGCGAACTGAACTGGCCTTGAGTCTGTTTGGCATCACCCATCCTGATAGTGGTGAAATTGCTATTGATGGCAACCGCGTTCACCTCAAAAATAATACCCGCGCCATTGAACTGGGTATCGGCTATGTCTCGGAAGACCGCCTGACTCTGGGCGCGGTGCTGCCACAATCGGTCGCCGACAATATGATGCTGTCGATCTTGCAGCGTATCCGCACCCCGCTCTATCTCATTGATGAGGCTAAGAAAGAGGCTCTGGTGCAAGAGTGGGTAAAAGATTTAGACATTAAAGTCACCCACCCGGATAACCCGCTGTCGACCTTATCTGGCGGGAATCAACAAAAAGTGGTGCTGGCGAAATGGATTCTGACCAAGCCGAAAGTCTTGATTCTTGACTCCCCGACGGTGGGGGTGGATATCGGCGCGAAAGACAGTATTTATAAACTGATTCACCGCCTGTCTGGGGTCGGTATCTCGGTGCTGCTTATCTCCGATGAAGTGCCGGAAGCCTATTATAACTGTGACCGTATCCTGCATATGAAACAGGGGCGCATCGTCAATGAATTGATCCCAAATCAAATAACTGAACAACAGCTTGCGGAGGCTATCAATGCCTAA
- a CDS encoding ABC transporter permease, whose protein sequence is MPNISRLKPQSVEGWLAWVIVIMLALFSLLSSEFLSIQNLLDLTESYAVTGVFALGLFVVLVTGGIDISFAAVASVVQYVVASLLLNDVIASPVLCLVIAISIGILLGFVNAVLIYYLNIVSIIITISMQSLLFGLLMWITNGHSIYDLPDWWITQRAILPFTFNGESYQIGLPLVIMLTIALLTWLLLNKTHIGRQLYAVGGSPESARRIGIRVSLLYLFAYGYLGAAAAIGGMLQTYRMSEVVPSALVGGELDVLAAAVLGGASLSGGRGSVIGTLMGVFLIGILKNGLNLIGVSSYFVNIVIGMVIIAAICVTHYKKRKETDVGFV, encoded by the coding sequence ATGCCTAATATCAGCAGACTCAAACCGCAATCCGTTGAAGGGTGGCTGGCCTGGGTTATCGTCATTATGCTGGCCCTGTTCTCCCTGCTTAGCAGTGAGTTTCTCTCCATCCAAAACTTATTAGACCTGACTGAAAGTTATGCTGTTACCGGCGTTTTTGCCTTGGGGCTTTTTGTGGTGCTGGTCACCGGCGGTATTGATATCTCCTTTGCTGCCGTGGCCTCGGTGGTGCAATACGTGGTGGCATCCTTGCTACTCAATGATGTGATTGCCAGCCCAGTCTTGTGCCTGGTCATCGCCATCTCCATCGGCATATTGCTCGGGTTTGTTAATGCGGTACTGATTTACTACCTGAATATTGTTTCCATCATTATCACCATAAGTATGCAATCGCTGCTGTTTGGCCTGCTGATGTGGATAACCAATGGCCACAGCATTTATGACTTACCGGACTGGTGGATAACCCAACGCGCCATTCTGCCCTTTACCTTTAACGGCGAGAGTTACCAGATTGGCTTGCCACTGGTCATTATGCTCACCATCGCCCTGCTCACCTGGCTACTGCTGAATAAAACCCATATTGGCCGTCAATTATATGCCGTCGGCGGTAGCCCGGAATCGGCGCGCCGCATCGGTATCCGCGTGTCACTGCTTTACCTGTTTGCTTATGGCTATTTAGGGGCAGCCGCTGCCATCGGCGGCATGTTACAAACTTACCGAATGAGTGAAGTGGTGCCAAGCGCGCTGGTGGGTGGCGAATTGGATGTTCTGGCCGCGGCGGTCTTAGGTGGGGCCAGTTTATCAGGGGGGCGTGGCTCGGTGATTGGCACACTGATGGGCGTCTTCCTGATTGGTATCCTGAAAAATGGCCTCAACCTGATCGGCGTTTCCAGTTACTTCGTCAACATTGTGATTGGCATGGTTATCATCGCCGCCATTTGCGTCACCCATTACAAAAAACGTAAAGAAACTGATGTTGGCTTTGTCTGA
- a CDS encoding ABC transporter permease: protein MKKNTFFHIDGTIAGLLSICALATLAFSLAMPGRFFSENTFLSIAFQLPELGLLTFAMFVPMLSGGLNLSIIGTANLTGLFMAWLLIQYVPADASSATQLMWLTIALLGAAMIAVIIGTLTGLMITRIGAHPILVTLGSMTIISGIGVYLTKGAALSGMPPIVRSMGSEVVMGIPIPMIIFIIASLVLALLLGKTRLGKTIYMCGSNINATWFSGIRTDRVMIAIYSISSLLCVLAGLIMMSRFNSARMGYGDSYLLLTVLAIVLGGTNPFGGVGKVSHVFCALLVLQVIATGLSLLGVSLHFNLAVWGITLIFALAFKFFKEKWKAQRAMKNNRLKNFSKIAIGKTE, encoded by the coding sequence ATGAAAAAGAATACGTTTTTCCATATTGACGGCACCATCGCTGGCCTACTGAGCATTTGCGCACTGGCAACACTGGCATTCAGTTTGGCGATGCCCGGCCGCTTCTTTAGCGAAAATACTTTTTTAAGTATCGCATTCCAGCTGCCAGAGCTGGGGCTGCTGACCTTCGCGATGTTTGTGCCGATGCTCAGCGGCGGGCTAAATCTGTCCATCATCGGCACCGCTAACCTCACTGGGCTGTTTATGGCTTGGCTGCTTATCCAATATGTTCCGGCAGATGCCAGCAGCGCAACACAGCTGATGTGGCTGACCATCGCCCTGCTGGGGGCCGCAATGATTGCCGTCATTATCGGAACATTGACCGGACTGATGATTACCCGCATCGGCGCGCATCCGATTCTGGTGACATTAGGCAGCATGACCATCATCAGCGGTATTGGGGTTTATCTGACCAAAGGGGCCGCACTCAGCGGTATGCCGCCGATTGTCCGCAGCATGGGCTCCGAGGTGGTGATGGGCATTCCTATCCCAATGATTATTTTCATCATCGCCTCACTCGTCTTGGCACTGTTACTTGGCAAAACCCGGCTGGGTAAAACCATCTATATGTGCGGCAGCAACATCAACGCCACTTGGTTCAGCGGCATCCGCACTGACCGCGTGATGATTGCCATCTACTCCATCTCCAGCCTGTTATGTGTGCTGGCGGGCCTGATTATGATGTCGCGTTTTAACTCAGCGCGCATGGGGTATGGCGACTCTTATCTGTTACTGACCGTGTTGGCTATTGTGCTCGGCGGCACCAACCCGTTCGGCGGTGTTGGCAAAGTCAGCCATGTGTTTTGTGCGCTGCTGGTGTTGCAGGTCATCGCCACCGGCCTGAGTCTACTGGGCGTCAGTTTGCATTTTAATCTGGCGGTCTGGGGTATCACACTTATCTTCGCACTGGCCTTTAAATTCTTTAAAGAGAAATGGAAAGCGCAACGCGCCATGAAAAATAACAGATTGAAAAACTTCAGTAAGATTGCAATAGGGAAAACAGAATAA
- a CDS encoding L-ribulose-5-phosphate 3-epimerase produces the protein MRIHPLGIYEKALPAGTSWVEKLALAKSCGFDFVEMSVDESDERLARLNWSGEERMAIITAIQQTGVRIPTLCLSAHRRYPFGSRDAQTREHARHIMLQAIRLAQDLGIRTIQLAGYDVYYEPQDSETISRFEEGMAWAAQQAAAAQVMCAVEIMDTQFMNSISKWKALDSKIGSPWFTVYPDIGNLTAWGNEVDTELASGIDRIAAIHLKDTFAVTADCPGQFRDVPFGEGCVDFVNLFKTLRRLNYRGTFLIEMWTEKSAEPLLEIIHARHWIEDKMRLAGWGHDALPATS, from the coding sequence ATGCGAATTCACCCATTAGGAATCTATGAAAAGGCGCTGCCTGCGGGCACCAGTTGGGTTGAAAAGCTGGCGCTAGCAAAATCCTGCGGTTTCGATTTTGTCGAGATGTCGGTTGATGAAAGTGACGAGCGGCTGGCGCGGCTAAATTGGAGTGGTGAGGAGCGCATGGCTATTATCACCGCCATCCAACAAACCGGGGTGAGGATCCCAACACTTTGTTTGTCGGCACATCGCCGCTATCCGTTTGGCAGCCGTGATGCCCAGACCCGTGAGCATGCGCGTCATATTATGTTGCAGGCTATTCGTTTGGCGCAAGACCTTGGTATCCGCACCATTCAACTGGCGGGTTATGATGTTTATTACGAGCCACAAGACAGCGAAACCATCAGCCGCTTTGAAGAGGGCATGGCGTGGGCAGCCCAACAAGCCGCGGCCGCCCAAGTGATGTGCGCGGTAGAAATCATGGATACCCAGTTTATGAACTCCATCAGCAAGTGGAAGGCGCTGGACAGTAAAATTGGCTCGCCATGGTTTACCGTGTATCCCGACATTGGCAACCTCACTGCCTGGGGCAATGAGGTCGATACTGAACTGGCCAGTGGCATTGACCGAATTGCCGCCATCCATCTAAAAGATACTTTTGCTGTCACCGCAGATTGCCCGGGGCAATTTCGTGATGTACCTTTCGGCGAAGGCTGTGTCGACTTTGTTAATCTGTTTAAAACCTTGCGGCGTCTGAATTATCGCGGCACCTTCTTGATTGAGATGTGGACGGAGAAATCCGCCGAGCCGTTGCTAGAAATTATCCACGCCCGCCACTGGATTGAAGACAAAATGCGCCTGGCGGGCTGGGGTCACGATGCTTTACCGGCGACGAGCTAA